The following coding sequences lie in one Tachysurus fulvidraco isolate hzauxx_2018 chromosome 19, HZAU_PFXX_2.0, whole genome shotgun sequence genomic window:
- the il17rel gene encoding putative interleukin-17 receptor E-like, with amino-acid sequence MKCVLLPLLLFLLASCTSRLQGERVERIEQCESRCSQGLHCKLKPHLSFEQCKKRPDRMTRDVFRNTSISTVMRCEGPQRCSLYLRVSTHLHLKKHIHGIYMCTISAAMMEHCRIVTFSRTQKEKVVGHQVNIQDDCLEVGIGQDVHLTLQTWPRFCDVAYSKSYQVPDCSNKELQGNIPECTTGKINYEVDLERKEVHISVSDMLEDRDYHVRLCHKNYICTGTGAHVLLKKENPLKNVTLKYAKPVPCLCIEGWSVMADASRIQVCPFKNRVEELWTGISFDPVEETLSWEASCQVNVVISLCELQDQGVCQDLANSSQRYVKGMVSYSTVDPHPQLCMKFITDSGVWIKCPFSDGNFLAWDIKFSDEVDMPQLLVTSRVKASLSLSVTAKNAVSGYEDTQTILVDVEKFKPVRPNLALDLCTSGLCIKAKRANVKYGVAKLYCQPPCAQFSSKPKDSDSKWQFMYFIVPAMTLTVAIAVASAVMIIAMFGYHIKRTIKTRAIARFPGPHTALFSPMTEEVNSKTELMSTTVLADGNISEQSELQDSEKSNLLNDFAKHIEV; translated from the exons atgaagtgtgtgttgctGCCACTGCTGCTGTTCTTGCTGGCTTCCTGCACTTCCAGACTGCAGGGAGAACGGGTAGAGAGGATTGAGCAATGTGAATCCCGTTGCTCGCAG GGACTCCATTGCAAGCTGAAGCCTCACC TGTCATTTGAGCAATGCAAGAAACGTCCTGACCGCATGACCAGAGATGTGTTCAGGAACACAAGCATCTCCACGGTGATGAGGTGTGAAGGGCCTCAACGGTGCTCTCTTTACCTTAGAGTCAGCACTCATCTACATCTAAAGA AACACATCCACGGCATCTACATGTGCACAATCAGTGCAGCGATGATGGAACACTGCAGGATCGTGACCTTCTCTCGCACgcaaaaagaaaaagtggtGGGCCATCAG GTCAATATTCAGGACGATTGTCTGGAAGTAGGCATAGGGCAGGATGTTCACTTAACCCTCCAAACCTGGCCCCGATTCTGTGATGTGGCTTATTCCAAATCATACCAGGTTCCAG ACTGCAGCAACAAGGAACTACAAGGAAACATCCCAGAATGTACTA CCGGCAAGATTAACTATGAAGTGGACTTGGAGAGGAAAGAAGTGCATATAAGTGTGTCAGACATGCTGGAGGACAGAGATTACCATGTTAGACTCTGCCACAAGAATTACATCTGCACTGGCACTGGAGCTCATGTATTG TTAAAAAAGGAGAATCCCCTGAAAAATGTAACCCTAAAGTATGCCAAACCAGTGCCCTGCCTATGTATCGAG GGCTGGTCTGTCATGGCCGATGCTTCCCGAATTCAAGTCTGCCCTTTCAAAAATC GTGTTGAGGAACTCTGGACTGGGATATCCTTTGACCCTGTGGAGGAAACACTTTCATGGGAAGCTTCATGCCAAGTTAATGTTGTTATTTCTCTCTGTGAGCTGCAAGACCAAGGTGTGTGCCAAGACCTTGCAAATTCTTCACAGAGATATGTCAAAGGAATG GTATCATATTCAACAGTAGATCCTCATCCCCAACTTTGCATGAAG TTCATCACTGACAGCGGTGTATGGATAAAGTGCCCATTTTCAGATGGGAATTTTCTTG CCTGGGACATAAAATTTTCTGATGAAGTGGACATGCCACAGCTACTTGTGACTTCCCGGGTCAAAGCAAGCCTCTCTTTGAGTGTGACAGCCAAGAATGCAGTGTCTGGGTATGAGGACACACAAACCATCTTAGTTGATGTG GAGAAATTTAAACCTGTGAGACCAAATCTGGCTTTGGATCTTTGTACATCAGGTCTTTGCAttaag GCAAAGCGTGCGAATGTAAAATACGGAGTCGCCAAACTCTACTGTCAGCCGCCATGCG CACAATTTTCCTCAAAGCCGAAGGACAGTGACAGTAAATGGCAGTTCATGTATTTTATCGTGCCAGCAATGACACTGACCGTAGCTATAGCCGTCGCTTCTGCTGTGATGATCATTGCAATGTTTG GTTACCACATCAAAAGGACAATAAAGACTCGGGCCATTGCACGCTTCCCAGGCCCACACACAG CATTATTCTCTCCAATGACCGAGGAGGTGAACTCAAAAACTGAGCTGATGTCCACAACAGTACTTGCTGATGGAAATATCTCAGAACAATCTGAGTTACAAGACTCTGAGAAGTCCAATCTACTGAATGACTTCGCAAAGCACATAGAAGTTTAG